The window ACAAGGGCTTGTATTTACGGTTCTTTATATCCTTTACTATATCGGCAGCTGTCATTCTTTTAAGGCAAAATTAAAAAGTCAAAATTCAAAAATGACTTTCTGGCTGAACATTCAAAATTAAAAAAATCAAAGCGGTAATGCCGCATAATGATGTAAATGTGGAAAGTAATATTTTGAAAAGTGCCGGGTTTGTGACCCTATGCCACACTTCCTTTGTTGAATTTTTAATTAAGCAATAAAACAGGCCGATGTTTCAGATATTCCTTTTTACTTTTGACTTTTTAATTTTGAATTTTGAATTTACATCCCCTCAATCTCCCCCCCTATCCTTTTAAAATAAGCGACGATAACGGGCAGTTGAGCTTGTTTGACGAAATCCGTAAAAAAAACATCGTGCTTACACCCGAAGAGTGGGTACGGCAGCACTTTGTACAATACCTTATCAGGCAAAAAGGATATCCACGGTCACTCATCCGGCTGGAGGGAGGGCTAAAGCTTAACGGATTGCAAAAACGTACCGATATAGTGGTATTTGACAGCAGCGGGCAACGGATTTTGATTGTAGAATGTAAAGCGCCATCTGTTAGCATCGATCAAAAAACTTTCGACCAGGTAGCCAGGTATAATATGGTGCACAAAGTATCGTTATTGGCGGTAAGTAATGGCCTGCAGCACTATTATTGCACAATCAATCACGAACAAAAAAAGTATCAGTTTATTGAAGAACTGCCGGTTTACAGCAAGCCTGGTTAAGCCGCGCGTACCAGCATCTGCATTTTTTCCAGCAACTCATCGGGCTTAAATGGTTTTGAAACATAATCATTCATACCTGCCTCAAAAATTTTCTCTTTAATATCCAGCAACGCCGAAGCCGTAAGGGCGATAATAGGGATAAGCGATTTTTTTGGATCGGCCATTTTCCTTATTTCCATGGTGGCATCAAGGCCATTCATTACCGGCATCTGCAAATCCATCAATATAATATCAAAGTTGCCGTATTGCATTAATTCAACCGCGCGTAAGCCATTTTCGGCAATGGTAGGCGTTATGTTCCATTTAGATAACAGCTTTTTCATCAGCATAACATTCACGATGTTATCTTCGGCAATAAGCACGCGGATACCTGATATTACATCATCTTTTTCCTGCGCCTGTACCAACGGAGTTATCGCTTTTTCAATAGCCATTTCTGTTGATACCGGGAACTCCATATTAAATGAAAACTCCGAACCGGCGCCCGGCTTACTGGATATGTGCATATGCAGGCCCTGCAAATCAAGTAATCGTTTCACAATGGCCAAACCCAGCCCTGTGCCACCGTACTGGCGGGTTGTTGTTAATGATTCCTGGGTAAACGGTTCAAAAATACTGGTAAGATTGTGCTCCTCGATACCAATACCGGTATCCTTTATCGAAAATTTAACCGTAACCCTATCATGCCGGTCCTCAAAACAGGTAACTTTAACCCATACATTGCCGGTTGCTGTAAATTTTATAGCATTGCTTACCAGGTTATAAATAATCTGGGTGATACGGGTTGGATCGCCAAAAATTATCTTATTGTTCAACGTGCTATCCACATCCAGCTTAAATAACAGTCCTTTTTCTTCGGCCTTAATTATTTGTGCGCCGCAAATATTATTCATCAGCTCAACCAGGTTAAACCTGATGTTTTCAAAAACAACCTTGCCCGATTCTATCTTATTGAAATCAAGCACATCATTTACCACAGCTAAAAGATTATTGGCCGAAAATTTCAGGATCTCCAGGTTTTCTTTTTGATCGGCCCTCGGGTTGCCCATCATGAGCAGGTTGCTCATGCCAATTACCGCGTTTAACGGCGTACGGATCTCGTGCGACATGGTTGATAAAAACTCCGATTTGGCCTGGGTTGATTTTTCGGCTTTGTTTATTGCTTTTTCAAGCTGGGCGTTTAGTGCAACCTGGTGTTCGCCACTTTCTTTCAGCTGTTTTATGTTTTTTAAAAACGCAGTATAAAAATGGCTGTGAATAAATATCAACAGGATAAAGTTGGCAAAAAGGGTAATAATAATAGTTGATTGATCTATCCTGTCTGGCTTAATACCGATAACGTACCCCTTTGTAAATTCAATAATCATGAAAATTAATACGGGCACCGTGTTCAATAAAGAATATACCAGCCCCCCTGTTTGCCCAAGCATATAGTAGCTAAACACGATAACCAATATAATTACCTGAACGGTAATTATATTTACCGATTGTAAAGTGATATAAACTATGCTGGTGTTAACAATAGTGCCCGCACTAAGCAGTAAATGAGATATTAAACGCCACTGAGGCCGGTATGTTAAAAATTTAAACAGCGCGGCAACACAAACCATTAATACGCCGGCTGTATAAGCCAGCATAGTTTGCCCCTGGAAATAAACACTCATAAAAACGGCCCCTAAGGCGATAAACACCAAAGGAAACCCAAAATAAAGCAGCCTGATACGCGCCTGATCAAGAAACGACTGCTCCTTTGATAAAATGCTGAAAATTGAAAAGTTGAAAAAGCTTACTCCTTTACTCATGATTAAAGCACATTGCTTATACCAAACGTTATAGCCAGTCAATTAAGATTGAAAGCCTATTTTAGTTTTGCATTTCGCAGCCTCTCATTCATGCAATTAGCAAGCCAAATCAATTATATTTTGTTCGATGATGGCTAATTTTGCTTCGGCATCGGCTTTTTTGCGTTGCTCAATTTCAATAATTTCGGGCTTGGCATTGGCCATAAAACGTTCGTTGCCCAACTTGGCGTTAACAGATTTTAAGAAGCCCAAAAGATAATCTTTCTCTTTGGCAAGCCTTGCGCACTCGGCAACCGGATCAAGATTTTGACTTAGCGGAATAAAAAACTCATCGGTTGAAGCAATAAAATTAACTGCACCTGAAACTTTATCGGCAACCATAGCAAACCGGCTTATATTACCCAATTTAGCTATTATAGCCTCATACTGATTATAATTTATCCCGGAGTTTGATTTATACGAAAGCTCAAGCGCCTCTTTAGGCGAAATTTCATTTTTATTACGAATGTACCTGATTTGCGTAAGAACCGTTTTTATAATCTCCACTTCCCCAAGCAACTGTGCATTTATTTCCCCAATATTTGGCAATTGAGCAACAATGCAACAGTCCATTTCGGCGCGTTCTCCAAATATTTCGTCATGCCATAATTCTTCGGTGAGGAATGGCATAAAGGGGTGCAGCACTTTCAATATATTTTCAAAATACTGAACAGTAGCGGCATAGGTAATTTTATCAATAGGCTGCTGATAGGCGGGTTTAATCATCTCCAGGTACCAGGCGCAGAAATCGTCCCAAACCAGTTTGTAGGTAGCCATCAGCGCTTCTGATAAACGGTATTGGCCAAAGTTATCTTCAATCTCGCCCAGGGCCTGGTTAAAACGGCTGCCAAACCATTCAATGGCTATCTCATTAGGGTTTTCAAGGCTGTCATCAACCTCCCAGCCTTTAATCAGCTTAAAGGCATTCCATATTTTGTTGGCAAAATTACGGCCCTGTTCGCAGTAGCTTACATCAAACATTAAATCGTTACCGGCAGGCGAACAAAGCAGCATACCCACACGTACGCCATCAGCGCCATATTGCTCGATCAGATCAAGCGGATCGGGTGAGTTACCCAATGATTTGGACATTTTGCGCCCCAGCTTATCCCGTACTATACCGGTAAGGTAAACGTTTTTAAATGGCAACTCTCCCCTGAATTCGTGTCCGGCCATAATCATCCTGGCTACCCAAAAAAACAGGATCTCGGGTGCGGTTACCAGGTCATTAGTTGGGTAGTAATAATTAATATCGGCATTGTTTGGATCTTTAAAACCGTCAAAAACAGATATTGGCCACAACCATGATGAAAACCAGGTGTCAACAACATCGGGATCCTGCCGTAAGTCGTCGGTAGTGAGTTGTGGGTTTTGAGTTTTGAGTTTTGCTTCGGTTAACGCTTCGTCAACATTTTTGGCGATAACAAATTCACCGTTTGGAAGGTACCACGCCGGGATTTGCTGCCCCCACCATAACTGGCGGCTGATATTCCAGTCCCTCACATTTTCCATCCAATGACGGTACGTGTTAATGAATTTCTCGGGAATAAGTTTTATTTCGCCATTCAATACATAATCCAACGCCGGTTTAGCCATCTCGCCCATTTTGCAAAACCATTGCATCGATAATTTTGGCTCAATAACAGCATCAGTACGCTCACTAAAACCAATTTGCGATTTATAGTCCTCCACCTTAGCTAAAGCGCCTGCTTCCTCCAATAAAACGGCAATTTTTTTACGGGCGATAAAACGATCTTCACCTACCAGTATCTGCGCTTTTTCGTTTAGCTTGCCATCATCGTCCAGTATGTCAATAACGGGCAGATTATGTTTTATACCCAGCTCATAATCATTCAAATCATGTGCCGGGGTAACCTTTAAACAGCCGGTACCAAAATCCATGGTAACGTACTCATCCAGTATTACCGGAATAATCCTTTGAATCAAAGGTATATAAACACTTTTCCCGTGGAGATAAGTGTATCTCTCATCATTTGGATTAATACAAATAGCAGCATCGGCCATTATAGTTTCCGGACGAGTCGTAGCAATAGTCAAATAGTTAGTAGGAGTTGCAACGTGATGCGCAGTCTTGCTAACCAATTCCGAAACTACTTCATACTTAATATAATATAGTTTTTGATTTACTTCTTTCCTGATAACTTCCTCATCGCTTACAGCCGTTTTCCCTTGCGGGTCCCAGTTTACCATGCGTACGCCACGATATATCAGGCCTTTTTTGTACAGGTGGATAAAGGTATCAATTACCGCTTCAGACATTTCGGGGTCCATGGTAAATTTGGTACGGTCCCAATCGCATGACGCGCCTAATTTTTTAAGCTGATCGAGAATGATGCCGCCATATTTTTCTTTCCACTCCCAGGCGTAAGTTAAAAACTCGGGGCGGGTAAGGTCGGTTTTGCTGATGCCGCGCTCTTTAAGCATGGCCACTACTTTGGCCTCGGTAGCAATACTGGCATGATCGGTACCCGGTACCCAACAGGCATTTTTGCCCTTCATGCGGGCGCGGCGTACCAATACATCCTGTATGGTATTGTTTAACATATGCCCCATATGCAAAACCCCGGTAACATTTGGCGGCGGAATTACTATTGTGTAAGGTTCACGCTCATCGGGCACCGATTTAAAAAAATCGTGCTT is drawn from Mucilaginibacter ginsenosidivorax and contains these coding sequences:
- a CDS encoding type I restriction enzyme HsdR N-terminal domain-containing protein; amino-acid sequence: MLNLHPLNLPPYPFKISDDNGQLSLFDEIRKKNIVLTPEEWVRQHFVQYLIRQKGYPRSLIRLEGGLKLNGLQKRTDIVVFDSSGQRILIVECKAPSVSIDQKTFDQVARYNMVHKVSLLAVSNGLQHYYCTINHEQKKYQFIEELPVYSKPG
- a CDS encoding valine--tRNA ligase encodes the protein MSIAKTYLPKETEDKWYSYWLKHDFFKSVPDEREPYTIVIPPPNVTGVLHMGHMLNNTIQDVLVRRARMKGKNACWVPGTDHASIATEAKVVAMLKERGISKTDLTRPEFLTYAWEWKEKYGGIILDQLKKLGASCDWDRTKFTMDPEMSEAVIDTFIHLYKKGLIYRGVRMVNWDPQGKTAVSDEEVIRKEVNQKLYYIKYEVVSELVSKTAHHVATPTNYLTIATTRPETIMADAAICINPNDERYTYLHGKSVYIPLIQRIIPVILDEYVTMDFGTGCLKVTPAHDLNDYELGIKHNLPVIDILDDDGKLNEKAQILVGEDRFIARKKIAVLLEEAGALAKVEDYKSQIGFSERTDAVIEPKLSMQWFCKMGEMAKPALDYVLNGEIKLIPEKFINTYRHWMENVRDWNISRQLWWGQQIPAWYLPNGEFVIAKNVDEALTEAKLKTQNPQLTTDDLRQDPDVVDTWFSSWLWPISVFDGFKDPNNADINYYYPTNDLVTAPEILFFWVARMIMAGHEFRGELPFKNVYLTGIVRDKLGRKMSKSLGNSPDPLDLIEQYGADGVRVGMLLCSPAGNDLMFDVSYCEQGRNFANKIWNAFKLIKGWEVDDSLENPNEIAIEWFGSRFNQALGEIEDNFGQYRLSEALMATYKLVWDDFCAWYLEMIKPAYQQPIDKITYAATVQYFENILKVLHPFMPFLTEELWHDEIFGERAEMDCCIVAQLPNIGEINAQLLGEVEIIKTVLTQIRYIRNKNEISPKEALELSYKSNSGINYNQYEAIIAKLGNISRFAMVADKVSGAVNFIASTDEFFIPLSQNLDPVAECARLAKEKDYLLGFLKSVNAKLGNERFMANAKPEIIEIEQRKKADAEAKLAIIEQNIIDLAC
- a CDS encoding ATP-binding protein, whose amino-acid sequence is MSKGVSFFNFSIFSILSKEQSFLDQARIRLLYFGFPLVFIALGAVFMSVYFQGQTMLAYTAGVLMVCVAALFKFLTYRPQWRLISHLLLSAGTIVNTSIVYITLQSVNIITVQVIILVIVFSYYMLGQTGGLVYSLLNTVPVLIFMIIEFTKGYVIGIKPDRIDQSTIIITLFANFILLIFIHSHFYTAFLKNIKQLKESGEHQVALNAQLEKAINKAEKSTQAKSEFLSTMSHEIRTPLNAVIGMSNLLMMGNPRADQKENLEILKFSANNLLAVVNDVLDFNKIESGKVVFENIRFNLVELMNNICGAQIIKAEEKGLLFKLDVDSTLNNKIIFGDPTRITQIIYNLVSNAIKFTATGNVWVKVTCFEDRHDRVTVKFSIKDTGIGIEEHNLTSIFEPFTQESLTTTRQYGGTGLGLAIVKRLLDLQGLHMHISSKPGAGSEFSFNMEFPVSTEMAIEKAITPLVQAQEKDDVISGIRVLIAEDNIVNVMLMKKLLSKWNITPTIAENGLRAVELMQYGNFDIILMDLQMPVMNGLDATMEIRKMADPKKSLIPIIALTASALLDIKEKIFEAGMNDYVSKPFKPDELLEKMQMLVRAA